A single genomic interval of Hafnia alvei harbors:
- the leuD gene encoding 3-isopropylmalate dehydratase small subunit, with protein MAKFIQHSGIVVPLDAANVDTDAIIPKQFLQKVTRTGFGQHLFNDWRFLDDAGQQPNPDFILNQPAFTGASILLTRENFGCGSSREHAPWALTDYGFKVVIAPSFADIFYGNSFNNQLLPVTLSESEVDELFEQVKANPEISFTVDLETQTVHAGSKTYKFELDSFRRHCMMNGLDSIGLTLQHEAAISAYEEKLPEFLR; from the coding sequence ATGGCTAAATTTATTCAGCACAGCGGCATCGTTGTTCCTTTGGACGCCGCGAACGTCGACACCGATGCGATTATCCCTAAGCAGTTTTTACAGAAGGTCACCCGTACCGGCTTTGGTCAGCATCTGTTTAACGACTGGCGTTTTTTAGACGATGCAGGCCAGCAACCTAACCCTGATTTCATCCTGAACCAGCCTGCATTCACAGGCGCAAGCATCTTACTGACGCGCGAAAACTTCGGCTGTGGCTCATCACGCGAGCACGCCCCATGGGCATTAACCGATTACGGCTTTAAAGTGGTGATTGCGCCAAGCTTCGCAGACATTTTCTACGGCAACTCATTTAACAATCAGCTGTTGCCCGTCACGCTAAGCGAATCCGAAGTCGATGAATTGTTTGAACAGGTCAAAGCCAACCCCGAAATATCGTTTACCGTCGATCTGGAAACGCAAACCGTTCATGCGGGAAGCAAAACCTATAAGTTCGAGCTAGACAGTTTCCGCCGCCACTGCATGATGAATGGCTTGGATAGCATTGGTCTGACGCTACAGCACGAAGCGGCTATATCTGCTTATGAGGAAAAATTACCGGAGTTTTTGCGCTAA
- a CDS encoding DASS family sodium-coupled anion symporter yields MGKLTPLKPIPSLISIAIALIIWFVIPVPEGVSPNAWHLLALFVGTIAAIIGKAMPIGAVSIIAIALVALTQVTNPGKPTAALDDALSGFSNQLIWLIGISIMISLSLNKTGLGARIGYYFISLFGKKTLGIAYALALAETTLAPVTPSNTARGGGIIHPIMKSIADSFGSKPEPGSTQKIGRYLALVNYNINPVTSAMFITATAPNPLIVNLLLKGTGSTFELTWSMWAIAALVPGIISLLVMPLIVYWLYPPTIKRTPNAPRFAKDKLAELGSISLAEKITLGVFALLLCLWAGIPAFLFGSAWVVNPTTAAFIGLAILLATGVLSWDDVLKHKGAWDTVVWFAALVMMATYLGKLGLISWLSQSVGNAISHLGMGWVGGMILLTLVYVYSHYFFASTTAHITAMFAAFFAAGLALGAPPALLGLVLAFSSSLMMSLTHYGTGTAPIIFGSGYVTLGEWWKTGFILSVVNLLIWIVIGSLWWKWLGYW; encoded by the coding sequence ATGGGTAAATTAACACCGCTAAAGCCTATACCTTCTCTAATTTCCATCGCCATCGCCCTGATTATCTGGTTTGTCATTCCCGTGCCTGAAGGCGTGAGCCCCAATGCATGGCATCTGCTTGCGCTATTTGTGGGTACCATCGCCGCTATCATCGGTAAAGCGATGCCGATTGGCGCGGTATCAATAATTGCTATTGCCTTAGTTGCGCTGACGCAGGTGACCAATCCGGGCAAACCCACCGCGGCTTTGGATGATGCGCTGAGTGGTTTTTCCAACCAGCTGATTTGGTTAATCGGGATTTCCATCATGATATCGCTCAGCCTGAATAAAACCGGGCTTGGGGCACGTATCGGTTACTATTTCATTTCGCTGTTTGGTAAGAAAACGTTGGGCATTGCCTATGCGTTGGCGTTGGCAGAAACCACGTTAGCGCCGGTAACACCAAGTAACACCGCGCGCGGTGGCGGCATCATTCACCCTATTATGAAGTCCATTGCCGACAGTTTTGGTTCGAAGCCAGAACCGGGCTCCACGCAGAAGATTGGTCGATACCTGGCACTGGTGAATTACAACATTAACCCGGTTACATCGGCGATGTTTATTACCGCCACGGCGCCAAACCCATTGATTGTAAATTTATTGCTGAAAGGCACTGGCTCAACGTTTGAACTCACATGGTCAATGTGGGCGATTGCTGCCTTGGTGCCGGGGATAATCTCTCTGTTGGTGATGCCGTTGATTGTTTACTGGCTATATCCGCCAACCATCAAACGAACGCCCAACGCGCCGCGCTTTGCCAAAGATAAGTTGGCGGAGCTTGGGAGTATTTCGTTAGCAGAAAAAATCACGCTAGGGGTATTTGCGTTATTGCTGTGCCTTTGGGCGGGAATACCTGCATTCCTTTTCGGCAGTGCGTGGGTGGTTAATCCAACCACGGCGGCGTTTATCGGGCTGGCGATCCTCTTGGCGACCGGCGTTCTAAGCTGGGACGACGTGCTGAAACACAAAGGCGCTTGGGACACGGTGGTGTGGTTTGCCGCGCTGGTGATGATGGCAACCTATTTAGGCAAGCTGGGCTTGATCAGCTGGCTTTCACAAAGCGTTGGCAATGCCATTTCTCATCTCGGTATGGGATGGGTAGGCGGGATGATCTTGCTGACGTTGGTTTATGTCTATTCGCACTACTTTTTTGCTAGCACCACGGCGCACATCACCGCGATGTTCGCCGCATTCTTCGCTGCGGGTCTGGCACTGGGCGCGCCGCCTGCCTTGTTAGGTTTAGTGCTGGCGTTTTCTTCATCATTGATGATGTCATTGACGCACTATGGTACGGGCACTGCGCCGATTATCTTTGGTTCGGGCTACGTAACTTTGGGCGAGTGGTGGAAAACCGGATTTATTCTCAGCGTAGTGAACCTACTGATTTGGATTGTGATCGGAAGTTTGTGGTGGAAGTGGTTGGGGTATTGGTGA
- a CDS encoding sugar efflux transporter — translation MTSLLTARRRINPIYAAFLIVAFLTGIAGALQAPTLSLFLTTEVKVRPLWVGLFYTVNAIVGIAVSFLLAKRSDRQGDRRKLIMFCCAMAVGNCLLFAFCRSYLLLISAGVFLAALANTGMPQIFALAREYADRSASEVVMFSSVMRAQLSLAWVIGPPLSFMLALNYGFTLMYLIAAGVFALAIVLVALMLPSMPRTESVGEAVVIPTNAFGDKNVVLLFISSMLMWTCNTMYIIDMPLYITQDLGLPENLAGLLMGTAAGLEIPAMILAGYYVKRFGKRNMMLFAVAAGILFYAGLVLFKFKLALMVLQLFNAVFIGIIAGIGMLYFQDLMPGRAGSATTLFTNSISTGVIMAGVLQGALAETVGHHAVYWLAAALAIMALILCSRVREA, via the coding sequence ATGACCTCTTTGTTGACTGCCCGCCGCCGAATTAACCCTATCTACGCCGCGTTTCTTATTGTTGCCTTTCTAACGGGGATTGCGGGCGCGCTTCAGGCTCCCACGCTGAGCTTATTTTTGACGACCGAGGTTAAGGTTCGCCCCCTGTGGGTTGGGCTGTTTTATACCGTCAATGCGATCGTCGGGATCGCGGTGAGTTTCCTACTGGCCAAACGATCCGATCGTCAGGGCGATCGCCGTAAACTGATTATGTTTTGCTGCGCTATGGCGGTTGGAAACTGCCTGCTATTCGCTTTCTGTCGCAGTTATTTGCTGCTGATTTCTGCCGGGGTATTTTTAGCCGCGCTGGCGAATACGGGAATGCCACAGATTTTTGCCTTGGCGCGTGAATATGCCGATCGTTCGGCAAGCGAAGTGGTGATGTTTAGCTCGGTGATGCGTGCGCAGCTTTCCTTGGCATGGGTTATTGGCCCGCCGTTGTCGTTTATGCTGGCGCTGAACTACGGCTTTACGCTTATGTATTTGATTGCCGCAGGCGTATTTGCGCTGGCGATCGTACTGGTAGCGTTGATGTTGCCGTCGATGCCGCGCACCGAAAGCGTGGGCGAAGCGGTCGTTATCCCGACCAACGCGTTTGGTGACAAGAATGTGGTTCTGCTGTTCATATCCTCCATGCTGATGTGGACCTGCAACACCATGTATATTATTGATATGCCGCTGTATATCACGCAAGATCTCGGCCTGCCTGAGAATTTGGCTGGTCTGCTGATGGGTACCGCTGCGGGTCTAGAGATCCCCGCCATGATTCTGGCGGGCTACTACGTGAAACGCTTTGGTAAACGTAACATGATGCTGTTTGCGGTGGCGGCCGGTATCTTGTTTTATGCGGGTTTGGTGCTGTTTAAATTTAAGCTGGCGCTGATGGTATTACAGCTATTTAACGCCGTTTTTATTGGCATTATTGCCGGTATCGGCATGCTCTATTTTCAGGATTTGATGCCGGGTAGGGCGGGCAGCGCGACTACCTTATTTACCAACAGTATTTCAACCGGTGTGATTATGGCGGGTGTTCTGCAGGGGGCATTAGCTGAAACTGTGGGACATCATGCGGTTTATTGGCTGGCGGCGGCGCTGGCGATTATGGCCCTAATTTTGTGTTCTCGTGTACGAGAGGCCTAG
- the sgrR gene encoding HTH-type transcriptional regulator SgrR — MATSRLQHQFIRLWQSFKGQSAETTLGELAETLSCSRRHVRTLLNSMQQQGWLHWQAESGRGKRSTLTFQSTGLQVQQLRAEELLEQDHIEQLVQLVGDRSSVRQMLLSQLGRSFRQGKHILRILYYRPLFNLLPGTPMRRSETHLARQIFSGLTQLNEENGELESDLAHHWQAITPLHWRFYLRPAIRFHHGRELEMIDVIQSLERLRDQPLFSHLKTITSPNPYVIDIHLSTPDAWLPWLLGSVSAMILPHEWQSLPNFTRSPIGTGPYQVVRNTQTQLKIRAYDDYFGFRALIDEVNIWVLPEISEELVHAGVQLQSDDTGKDELESRLEEGCYFMLFDQRSPLTSDPAVREWLCQVMTPIALLNKAGKIHQRYWSPAYGILPRWHHNLLISENKKPEHLTHLTLTVYTKHSEFHAIYLALKPLLAEYGVELTMQEISYSRWHEGDAQSDLWVGSANFYLPLEFSVFSMLYELPLLQYCLSGDLQQDASRWRSNALPMAEWCQRLVQEHQLHPLFHHWLKLHGQHSMRGVRMNTLGWFDFKSAWFSPPELPTDSHVHELTVSTGCEKPR; from the coding sequence ATGGCGACATCGCGATTACAACATCAGTTCATACGTTTATGGCAAAGCTTCAAAGGCCAGTCTGCGGAAACCACGCTGGGCGAGCTTGCAGAAACGCTAAGTTGTTCACGTCGTCATGTCAGAACCTTATTAAACTCAATGCAACAACAGGGTTGGCTGCATTGGCAGGCCGAGTCTGGCCGAGGAAAGCGCTCAACGCTAACGTTCCAGTCAACGGGCCTTCAGGTACAGCAGCTACGCGCAGAGGAGTTGCTGGAACAGGATCATATTGAGCAACTGGTTCAACTGGTGGGCGACCGCAGCTCAGTACGCCAAATGCTACTCTCCCAGCTAGGCCGAAGCTTCCGCCAAGGTAAGCATATTCTGCGCATTCTTTACTATCGCCCGTTGTTTAATCTGCTCCCCGGAACGCCAATGCGCCGCTCTGAAACCCATTTGGCGCGCCAAATCTTCAGCGGACTTACCCAGCTAAATGAGGAAAATGGGGAACTAGAATCCGATCTTGCCCATCACTGGCAGGCAATTACGCCCCTGCACTGGCGCTTCTATCTACGTCCCGCGATCCGTTTCCATCATGGCCGCGAACTCGAAATGATCGACGTTATCCAATCGCTCGAGCGTTTGCGCGATCAGCCGCTATTTTCACATTTAAAAACAATTACCTCACCCAACCCTTACGTCATCGACATCCACTTAAGCACGCCCGATGCATGGCTACCGTGGCTGCTGGGCAGCGTCAGCGCCATGATCCTGCCACACGAATGGCAATCACTACCGAACTTCACGCGCTCGCCTATCGGCACCGGTCCTTATCAGGTGGTGCGCAACACGCAGACACAGCTGAAAATCCGTGCTTACGACGACTACTTTGGTTTCCGTGCGCTGATTGACGAAGTTAACATCTGGGTTCTGCCTGAAATTTCAGAAGAATTGGTACACGCAGGCGTGCAGCTCCAATCCGACGATACGGGTAAAGATGAGCTGGAAAGCCGCTTGGAAGAAGGCTGCTACTTTATGCTGTTCGACCAACGTTCGCCGTTGACCTCCGATCCGGCGGTGCGCGAATGGCTCTGTCAGGTCATGACGCCGATTGCCCTGCTCAATAAAGCCGGAAAAATTCATCAACGTTACTGGTCACCGGCCTACGGCATCCTACCGCGCTGGCACCATAATTTATTGATCAGTGAAAATAAAAAACCCGAGCATCTCACTCATTTAACATTAACGGTCTACACCAAGCATTCAGAATTCCACGCTATCTATTTAGCGCTTAAGCCGTTGCTGGCCGAATATGGCGTTGAGCTTACCATGCAGGAGATAAGCTACAGTCGCTGGCACGAAGGCGATGCGCAAAGCGATCTCTGGGTCGGCAGTGCTAATTTCTATTTGCCGCTAGAGTTTTCCGTATTTTCAATGCTCTATGAACTCCCCTTGCTCCAGTACTGTCTCAGCGGTGATCTACAGCAAGACGCCAGCCGATGGCGCAGCAATGCCCTACCCATGGCCGAATGGTGCCAACGCTTGGTGCAGGAACATCAGCTTCACCCCCTATTCCATCATTGGCTAAAACTACACGGGCAGCACAGCATGCGCGGTGTACGAATGAATACGCTCGGCTGGTTCGATTTCAAATCCGCGTGGTTCTCCCCACCGGAGCTTCCCACGGACAGTCATGTGCATGAATTAACCGTTTCCACCGGTTGTGAAAAACCTCGGTAA
- the thiB gene encoding thiamine ABC transporter substrate binding subunit, translating to MLKRLIPALMLIAAPMLAHSADKPVLTVYTYDSFAAEWGPGPKVKAAFEKECGCELKFVALEDGVSVLNRVRMEGKKSSADVVLGLDNNLVQAAEKTGLFVPSEVDTQSLTVPGGWQNKTFVPYDYGYFAFVYNKNTLKNPPTSLKQLVDGPEKWKVIYQDPRTSTPGLGLMLWMQKVYGNDAPQAWQKLAKKTVTVTKGWSEAYGLFLKGEADLVLSYTTSPAYHIIEEKKDNYAAAEFSEGHYLQVEVAAQLAGSKQPQLAQKFMQFITTPAFQNEMPTGNWMYPVIKTTLPAGFEQLKVPAKALEFTPAEVAENRATWIRSWQAAVSR from the coding sequence GTGTTGAAACGATTGATTCCTGCCTTAATGCTGATCGCCGCACCTATGTTGGCTCACAGCGCTGATAAACCCGTTCTCACTGTTTATACCTACGATTCTTTTGCCGCTGAATGGGGCCCTGGCCCGAAGGTTAAAGCGGCGTTTGAAAAAGAGTGTGGCTGCGAGCTGAAGTTTGTGGCGCTGGAAGACGGCGTTTCGGTGCTTAACCGAGTTCGCATGGAAGGCAAAAAAAGCAGCGCCGACGTAGTATTGGGGTTGGACAATAATTTAGTGCAAGCCGCCGAAAAAACCGGCCTGTTTGTACCTAGCGAAGTCGATACTCAGTCGCTCACCGTTCCCGGTGGCTGGCAGAATAAAACCTTTGTGCCTTATGACTACGGCTATTTCGCTTTCGTTTACAACAAAAACACGCTGAAAAACCCGCCTACCAGTCTGAAACAGCTGGTCGATGGTCCTGAGAAATGGAAAGTGATTTATCAAGATCCGCGCACCAGCACGCCGGGTTTAGGCTTAATGCTTTGGATGCAAAAGGTTTACGGCAACGACGCTCCGCAGGCGTGGCAAAAACTGGCGAAGAAAACCGTGACGGTGACCAAGGGATGGAGTGAGGCCTATGGCCTGTTCTTGAAAGGCGAAGCGGATTTGGTACTGAGCTACACCACGTCGCCGGCGTATCACATTATCGAAGAGAAAAAAGATAACTACGCAGCCGCCGAATTTAGCGAAGGCCACTACTTACAGGTAGAAGTTGCGGCTCAGCTCGCCGGTAGCAAGCAACCGCAGCTAGCACAGAAATTTATGCAGTTTATTACCACTCCAGCTTTCCAGAACGAAATGCCAACCGGCAACTGGATGTATCCGGTGATTAAAACCACGCTGCCTGCGGGTTTTGAACAGCTGAAAGTTCCAGCAAAAGCCTTAGAATTTACGCCTGCCGAAGTGGCTGAAAACCGCGCAACATGGATCCGCTCATGGCAAGCCGCCGTCAGCCGTTAA
- the thiP gene encoding thiamine/thiamine pyrophosphate ABC transporter permease ThiP, translating into MASRRQPLIPFWLIPGLFAAMVIIAIAAASFGALWRHAPESDWRSLWQDDYLWHVIRFTFWQAFLSAVCSVLPAILLARALFRRRFLGRQLLLRLCAMTLVLPVLVAVFGILSVYGRQGWLAQICQFLGLDYTFSPYGLQGILLAHIFFNLPLAARLLLQALENIPTEQRQLAAQLGMSNWQQFRFVEWPYLRRQILPAGALIFMLCFASFATVLSLGGGPQATTIELAIYQALSYDYDLSRAALLAILQLLCCLGLVLLSQKLSGILPVGHTRALKWRNPVDNVAARLLDSGVIFCALLLILPPLLAVIADGANHAFASVLTQPVLWQATFTSLKIALGAGLLAVTLTMMLLWSSRELLLRQRRWLGQGMELTGMLILAMPGIVLATGFFLLLTDTIGIPQSAYGLVILTNALMAIPYALKVLENPMRDLAERYNPLCLSLRIQGFNRLRLIELRALKRPLSQAMAFACVLSLGDFGVVALFGNEQFRTLPFYLYQQIGAYRSQDGAVTALLLLILCFLLFTLLERLPGRDKS; encoded by the coding sequence ATGGCAAGCCGCCGTCAGCCGTTAATTCCGTTCTGGTTAATCCCTGGATTGTTCGCTGCAATGGTAATTATTGCCATCGCAGCGGCATCATTTGGTGCACTCTGGCGCCATGCGCCAGAGTCGGATTGGCGTAGCCTGTGGCAAGACGATTATCTGTGGCACGTTATTCGCTTCACCTTCTGGCAGGCGTTTCTCTCCGCCGTTTGCTCGGTTCTACCGGCTATTTTGCTGGCTCGGGCACTGTTTCGCCGTCGCTTTTTAGGCCGTCAGCTATTGCTACGCCTGTGCGCCATGACGCTGGTATTGCCCGTGCTGGTCGCGGTCTTTGGGATCCTCAGCGTGTATGGCAGACAGGGTTGGCTGGCACAGATTTGTCAGTTTCTCGGCCTTGATTACACCTTTTCGCCCTACGGCTTACAGGGCATTTTGCTGGCACATATTTTCTTTAACCTGCCGCTCGCCGCACGTTTACTACTTCAGGCCTTAGAAAATATTCCGACCGAACAGCGCCAACTAGCCGCCCAGCTTGGCATGAGCAATTGGCAACAGTTCCGTTTTGTTGAATGGCCTTATCTACGCCGCCAAATTCTGCCCGCCGGCGCGCTGATATTCATGTTGTGTTTCGCCAGCTTTGCCACCGTGCTTTCTCTCGGCGGCGGCCCGCAGGCAACCACCATCGAGCTGGCGATCTATCAGGCTTTAAGCTACGACTACGATCTCAGCCGCGCCGCACTGCTGGCCATACTGCAACTGTTGTGCTGTTTGGGTTTAGTTTTGCTGAGTCAAAAGCTTAGCGGCATCCTGCCTGTTGGTCATACGCGAGCGCTGAAATGGCGTAATCCCGTCGATAACGTGGCGGCGCGATTGCTGGATAGCGGCGTGATTTTCTGTGCGCTGTTGCTTATCCTTCCCCCGCTGCTGGCGGTGATAGCAGACGGCGCGAATCATGCGTTTGCCAGCGTACTGACTCAACCCGTGCTATGGCAGGCCACATTCACCTCGCTCAAAATTGCGTTAGGCGCAGGCCTGCTGGCCGTAACGCTGACGATGATGTTGCTATGGAGCAGCCGTGAACTTCTGCTACGCCAGCGTCGCTGGTTAGGACAAGGCATGGAACTGACCGGAATGCTGATATTAGCCATGCCCGGTATCGTGCTCGCAACAGGCTTCTTTTTACTGCTAACCGATACTATTGGCATTCCACAATCGGCCTATGGACTGGTGATTTTAACCAACGCATTAATGGCCATTCCCTACGCGCTTAAAGTGTTAGAAAACCCTATGCGCGATTTGGCCGAGCGCTACAATCCGCTCTGTCTATCGCTGCGAATTCAGGGATTCAACCGATTAAGGCTGATAGAGCTGCGCGCACTCAAACGCCCGCTTTCTCAAGCCATGGCGTTTGCCTGCGTGCTGTCCTTAGGCGATTTTGGCGTAGTTGCCCTGTTCGGCAACGAGCAATTCCGTACGCTGCCTTTCTACCTGTATCAGCAAATCGGCGCCTATCGTAGCCAAGACGGTGCGGTCACCGCGCTGTTATTGCTGATCCTGTGCTTCTTACTTTTCACTCTGCTGGAACGTCTTCCGGGGCGAGATAAATCATGA
- the thiQ gene encoding thiamine ABC transporter ATP-binding protein ThiQ, producing the protein MITLNDLTYIYEHQPMRFSLSISAGERVAILGPSGAGKSTLLALIAGFLMADKGTVTLDGVNHTSTPPSKRPVSMLFQENNLFSHLSIEQNLGLGLDAGLRLNGAQKKRLNEIAQQVGILDCLPRLPSQLSGGQRQRAALARCLLRDQPILLLDEPFSALDPALRGEMLQLLDQVCSEQNLTLLMVSHNLDDAARIATRTLLVADGRIAYDGTTQDLLDGKDPAAAALLGR; encoded by the coding sequence ATGATTACGCTGAACGATCTCACTTATATCTATGAGCATCAGCCGATGCGTTTTTCACTTAGCATCTCCGCCGGAGAACGCGTTGCCATTTTGGGCCCAAGCGGCGCGGGCAAAAGTACACTGCTGGCCTTGATTGCTGGTTTTTTGATGGCCGATAAAGGCACAGTAACGTTAGATGGCGTGAATCACACCAGTACGCCGCCTTCCAAACGCCCGGTATCGATGCTGTTCCAAGAGAACAATTTGTTCTCTCATCTGAGCATTGAGCAAAATCTGGGGTTGGGGTTAGATGCGGGATTACGCCTAAATGGCGCGCAGAAAAAGCGCCTGAATGAAATTGCCCAGCAGGTGGGAATTCTTGATTGCCTACCGCGATTGCCGTCGCAGCTTTCCGGCGGTCAACGCCAGCGCGCCGCACTGGCACGCTGTTTGTTACGCGACCAGCCTATTTTACTGCTCGACGAACCTTTCTCCGCGCTCGATCCCGCGCTGCGAGGAGAAATGCTACAGCTATTAGATCAGGTTTGTTCAGAGCAAAATCTCACCCTGCTGATGGTGTCACATAATCTTGATGACGCCGCACGTATCGCCACACGTACATTATTGGTTGCCGATGGGCGCATTGCCTATGATGGCACCACTCAAGACCTGTTAGATGGAAAAGATCCGGCGGCTGCGGCGTTGTTGGGGCGGTAG
- a CDS encoding DedA family protein: MEAYLQHLVTQSVTYSLIAVFLVAFLESLALVGLLLPGTVMMATLGALIGSGQVNFYYAWGVGILACFAGDWVSYFIGRAFKDPLHRWSFIKKNKALLDRTEHALHRHSMMTVLIGRFVGPTRPVVPMVAGMLALPPRKFIPPNIIGCITWPPVYFLPGILAGVAIDIPAGSGSTLFKVLLALVVVSIWIAAWLSWRWWREGKRSADKLSQWLTPWRLRIAAVAMWIAAVVSFVLMHNHPLMPIYRSLLWKVVQF, encoded by the coding sequence ATGGAAGCGTACCTGCAACACTTGGTGACCCAATCGGTAACCTACTCTCTGATCGCCGTGTTTTTAGTGGCGTTTTTGGAGTCTTTAGCATTGGTCGGGCTGCTTTTACCAGGTACGGTGATGATGGCAACGCTGGGCGCATTAATTGGCAGCGGACAGGTGAATTTCTACTATGCGTGGGGTGTGGGGATTCTGGCGTGTTTTGCCGGCGATTGGGTCTCCTATTTTATTGGCCGCGCTTTCAAAGATCCGCTCCATCGCTGGTCATTTATCAAGAAAAACAAAGCGCTGCTTGATCGAACCGAACATGCTCTCCATCGTCATAGCATGATGACGGTGCTGATTGGCCGTTTCGTTGGCCCAACGCGGCCGGTTGTACCGATGGTGGCGGGCATGCTGGCACTGCCGCCACGCAAATTTATTCCACCTAATATTATTGGCTGTATCACGTGGCCGCCGGTGTATTTCCTGCCGGGGATCTTAGCCGGTGTCGCGATTGATATACCGGCAGGCAGCGGTAGCACGTTATTCAAAGTGTTATTGGCGTTGGTAGTGGTTTCGATTTGGATTGCGGCGTGGCTGAGTTGGCGCTGGTGGCGAGAGGGCAAACGCTCGGCGGATAAACTGTCTCAGTGGCTTACACCGTGGCGTCTACGTATTGCAGCCGTTGCCATGTGGATCGCCGCCGTAGTGAGCTTTGTGCTGATGCATAATCACCCGCTGATGCCAATTTATCGTTCGCTGCTGTGGAAGGTGGTGCAGTTTTAA